The Mytilus galloprovincialis chromosome 4, xbMytGall1.hap1.1, whole genome shotgun sequence genome contains a region encoding:
- the LOC143072888 gene encoding oxaloacetate tautomerase fahd2, mitochondrial-like, with product MRLVQFQDAGNRRIGVELKENGDIVDLCKANPNIPNDMRSFIEGGNAMLSAAKSVVDGGGSILKRDTVKVVAPIYNPDKVLCIGMNYTDHCIEQNAPVPEVPVIFNKFPSCIIGPTDDLEYPEETKELDWEVELTIVVGKDAKKVSESEAMDYIFGYTVAHDVSARDWQLKPGCNGGQWVIGKAMDGFCPLGPAIVTKEALSDPHNLGLRCKVNGVTKQDSSTNQLIHKSAACIAFVSRFMTLKAGDLILTGTPPGVGVFRKPQEFLKKGDVVECEIDEIGKVVNKIV from the exons ATGAGGCTTGTGCAATTTCAAGATGCTGGCAACAGGCGGATCGGTGTTGAACTTAAAGAAAACGGAGATATTGTTGATTTATGCAAGGCAAATCCAAACATTCCCAATGATATGAGATCCTTTATTGAAGGCGGCAATGCTATGCTCTCAGCGGCAAAAAG TGTAGTAGATGGAGGAGGCAGTATTTTGAAACGAGACACAGTGAAAGTTGTAGCACCTATCTACAATCCAGACAAAGTATTATGTATTGGTATGAATTACACAGACCACTGTATAGAACAGAATGCTCCTGTGCCTGAAGTACcagttatttttaataaatttccaaGTTGTATCATTGGACCAACAGATGATCTGGAATACCCAGAGGAAACAAAG GAATTGGATTGGGAAGTAGAACTGACTATAGTTGTTGGGAAAGATGCAAAGAAAGTATCA GAATCAGAGGCAATGGACTATATATTTGGTTATACAGTAGCACATGATGTCAGTGCTAGAGACTGGCAATTGAAACCTGGATGTAATGGTGGACAATGGGTAATAGGAAAAGCTATGGATGGGTTCTGTCCCCTTGGTCCTGCAATTGTAACTAAGGAAGCTCTAAGTG ATCCCCATAACTTAGGACTGAGATGTAAAGTTAATGGTGTGACAAAACAGGACAGTAGTACAAACCAACTTATACACAAATCTGCTGCATGTATAGCTTTTGTATCCAG atttatgaccTTGAAAGCAGGTGATCTGATTTTAACTGGCACACCACCAGGTGTGGGCGTATTTAGAAAGCCACAAGAATTTCTTAAG